One Pocillopora verrucosa isolate sample1 chromosome 10, ASM3666991v2, whole genome shotgun sequence genomic window carries:
- the LOC136283973 gene encoding cytochrome P450 20A1-like yields MMIWCLYFLTKHPEIQEKVFAELEEVLGQEDIKPQVVTELTYTRQVIDETLRASVLAPWGARVHEYDLQVGEFVIPKETPILLPFGVVLQDQNLWPEPKRFDPDRFSSENIKQLPSLAYSRLDSLENASVPDGGSRSRRDWCSCLFS; encoded by the exons A TGATGATTTGGTGTTTGTACTTCCTGACCAAACATCCAGAGatccaagaaaaagtttttgctGAACTGGAAGAAGTTCTGGGACAGGAGGACATCAAACCTCAAGTAGTGACAGAACTGAC GTACACTCGTCAAGTAATAGATGAGACACTTCGTGCTTCAGTACTCGCTCCATGGGGAGCCAGAGTCCACGAGTATGACCTCCAAGTCGGAGAATTTGTTATTCCAAAAGAG ACCCCCATTCTTCTTCCGTTTGGAGTTGTATTACAAGACCAGAATTTGTGGCCAGAGCCGAAAAG GTTTGATCCAGATCGCTTCAGTTCAGAGAACATCAAACAGCTTCCAAGCCTTGCTTACAGCCGTTTGGATTCGCTGGAAAACGCAAGTGTCCCGGATGGCGGTTCTCGATCGCGGAGGGACTGGTGTTCTTGTCTGTTCTCATAA